A single genomic interval of Pseudomonas sp. FeN3W harbors:
- a CDS encoding LEA type 2 family protein, with amino-acid sequence MHIFPTFHRPLRLLLIALLASALGACTAFSPRDPLNVQVAGIQPLQGEGLEVRFLVKLRLQNPNDGAIDYNGVALDLEVNGRRLASGVSDQRGTVPRFGESVLSVPVTISAFSAARQALGLAEHIGLDEVPYVLRGKLAGGLFGTQRFVEKGTFDLSPVTGSPYQRR; translated from the coding sequence GTGCACATATTCCCCACGTTTCACCGACCACTGCGGTTGCTGTTGATCGCCCTGCTTGCCTCGGCGCTGGGCGCCTGCACGGCATTTTCACCGCGCGACCCGCTCAACGTTCAGGTCGCCGGCATCCAGCCGCTGCAAGGCGAAGGCCTGGAGGTGCGCTTCCTGGTCAAGCTGCGCCTGCAGAACCCCAACGATGGCGCCATCGACTACAACGGCGTCGCGCTGGACCTGGAGGTCAACGGTCGCCGGCTGGCCAGTGGCGTCAGCGACCAGCGCGGCACGGTGCCGCGTTTCGGCGAGAGCGTGCTCAGCGTGCCGGTGACCATTTCCGCCTTCTCGGCCGCGCGCCAGGCACTGGGACTGGCGGAACACATCGGGCTCGACGAAGTGCCCTACGTGTTGCGTGGCAAGCTTGCCGGCGGCCTGTTCGGCACCCAGCGCTTCGTCGAGAAGGGCACATTCGACTTGTCGCCGGTAACAGGTTCTCCCTACCAGCGCCGCTGA
- a CDS encoding aldose 1-epimerase, whose amino-acid sequence MASLDEVHLAHAGFRLSVCPALGGTITRFALDDFDLLRPWDGSEQVRRTSCFVLAPYSNRVGGGMFQADGESHRLRLNSAEHALPIHGVGWKRSWTLAAQEVDRLLLTLLHRAEGDARQDWPFSFELEHELGLDEQGAWLRLALINRSERVMPAGLGWHPYFPRHAGVTLRFAAEQVWLSDDQQLPSEAVDIPSRWDFRQPRELGEPELDHCFAGWDTTATLQWPTAGVRLELEADPSMTHLVVYTPPAVQGFFAVEPVSHRNNALNAPDPARHGVLYLQPGERLERRCRLRVARR is encoded by the coding sequence ATGGCTTCCCTCGATGAAGTGCACCTCGCCCACGCCGGTTTCCGGCTCTCGGTCTGCCCGGCGCTGGGCGGCACAATTACCCGCTTCGCCCTGGATGATTTCGACCTGCTACGTCCCTGGGATGGCAGCGAGCAGGTGCGTCGTACCAGTTGTTTCGTGCTGGCGCCGTACTCCAACCGGGTTGGCGGCGGCATGTTCCAGGCGGACGGCGAGTCGCACCGCTTGCGGCTGAATTCCGCGGAACATGCCTTGCCGATTCACGGCGTGGGCTGGAAGCGGTCGTGGACACTGGCTGCGCAGGAGGTCGACCGACTACTGCTGACACTGCTGCATCGGGCCGAAGGCGATGCCCGGCAGGACTGGCCGTTCTCCTTCGAGCTGGAGCATGAGCTCGGGCTCGACGAGCAGGGCGCCTGGCTGCGGCTGGCGCTGATCAACCGCAGCGAGCGGGTGATGCCGGCCGGGCTCGGCTGGCACCCGTACTTCCCGCGCCATGCAGGCGTGACGCTGCGTTTCGCTGCCGAGCAGGTCTGGCTGAGTGACGATCAGCAGTTGCCGAGCGAGGCGGTGGACATACCGTCACGCTGGGACTTTCGCCAGCCGCGGGAGCTGGGCGAGCCCGAGCTGGATCACTGCTTCGCCGGTTGGGATACCACGGCAACCTTGCAGTGGCCGACGGCAGGCGTGCGGCTTGAGCTTGAGGCGGACCCGTCGATGACGCATCTGGTGGTCTATACGCCGCCGGCCGTGCAGGGCTTCTTCGCCGTGGAGCCGGTGTCCCACCGCAACAACGCGCTGAATGCGCCGGACCCGGCCAGGCATGGCGTTTTGTATCTGCAGCCGGGCGAGCGACTGGAGCGCCGCTGCCGCCTGCGTGTCGCGCGCCGCTGA
- a CDS encoding YqaE/Pmp3 family membrane protein: protein MDLIRIIIAILLPPLGVFLQVGFAGAFWLNILLTLLGYIPGIIHAVWIIARR, encoded by the coding sequence ATGGACCTCATCCGCATCATTATCGCGATACTGCTGCCACCGCTTGGCGTGTTCCTCCAGGTAGGGTTCGCCGGCGCGTTCTGGCTCAACATCCTGCTCACCTTGCTCGGCTATATCCCCGGCATCATCCACGCGGTCTGGATCATCGCTCGCCGTTGA
- a CDS encoding slipin family protein gives MGYEMSFLVLLVLLFGLLASTFRILREYERGVVFMLGRFWKVKGPGLILVIPGIQQMVRVDLRTLVLDVPTQDVISRDNVSVKVNAVVYYRVLDAQKAIIQVEDYHSATSQLAQTTLRAVLGKHELDDMLAERERLNSDIQQVLDAQTDAWGIKVANVEIKHVDLDESMIRAIARQAEAERERRAKVIHAEGELQASEKLMQAAEMLGRQSGAMQLRYMQTLSNIAGDKSSTIVFPLPIELQQGIKNLDRKP, from the coding sequence ATGGGCTATGAAATGAGTTTTCTGGTGTTGCTGGTGCTGCTGTTCGGTCTGCTGGCGTCGACCTTTCGCATCCTGCGCGAATACGAGCGCGGCGTGGTGTTCATGCTCGGCCGCTTCTGGAAGGTCAAGGGGCCGGGCTTGATCCTGGTGATTCCTGGCATTCAGCAGATGGTACGGGTCGATCTGCGCACGCTGGTGCTCGACGTGCCGACCCAGGACGTGATCTCCCGCGATAACGTCTCGGTGAAGGTCAACGCGGTGGTGTATTACCGCGTGCTGGATGCGCAAAAGGCGATCATCCAGGTCGAGGACTACCACTCGGCGACCAGCCAGCTGGCGCAAACCACCCTGCGTGCGGTGCTCGGCAAGCACGAACTGGACGACATGCTGGCCGAGCGCGAGCGGCTCAACAGCGATATCCAGCAGGTACTGGATGCGCAGACCGACGCCTGGGGGATCAAGGTGGCCAACGTCGAGATCAAGCACGTCGACCTTGATGAATCGATGATCCGCGCCATCGCCCGGCAGGCCGAGGCGGAACGCGAGCGGCGGGCGAAGGTCATTCATGCGGAGGGCGAACTGCAGGCGTCGGAGAAACTCATGCAGGCCGCCGAGATGCTTGGCCGGCAATCGGGCGCCATGCAGCTGCGCTACATGCAGACACTGAGCAACATCGCCGGTGACAAGAGCTCTACCATCGTCTTCCCGCTGCCCATCGAGCTGCAGCAGGGGATCAAGAACCTCGACAGGAAACCCTGA
- a CDS encoding SDR family oxidoreductase: MPEPIAVICGATAGVGRATAEAFATAGYRVALIARGEQGLRDTRDQLEALGATVLAISADVADAKALDAAASRIESELGPIDVWVNAAMATVFGPFASLTAEEIRRVTEVTYLGSVHGTLAALRHMRPRNSGTIVQVGSALAYRAIPLQSAYCGAKFAIRGFIDSLRCELIHDNSAIRLSMVQLPAHNTPQFDWARNKIGWRAQPVPPIHTPEVAARAILRAARDAPRELWVGTASLKAIIGTLFMPGLLDRMLARQAWDGQLVPERVAENRPDNLFEPVEGLHSTDGRFGDQAQSHALTISAANVGKLALGAGALLALGAGWALGRGRGRR, translated from the coding sequence ATGCCAGAACCAATCGCGGTGATCTGCGGCGCAACCGCTGGCGTCGGCCGCGCGACCGCCGAGGCCTTTGCCACGGCCGGCTACCGGGTCGCGCTGATCGCCCGAGGCGAACAGGGCCTGCGCGACACCCGCGATCAACTCGAAGCACTGGGCGCGACGGTGCTGGCGATCTCCGCCGATGTCGCCGATGCCAAGGCGCTGGATGCCGCGGCCAGCCGCATCGAGTCGGAGCTGGGGCCGATCGATGTCTGGGTCAACGCGGCGATGGCGACAGTGTTCGGCCCCTTCGCGTCCCTGACCGCCGAGGAAATCCGCCGCGTCACCGAGGTGACCTACCTCGGCAGCGTGCACGGCACGCTGGCTGCGCTGCGCCACATGCGCCCACGCAACAGCGGCACCATCGTCCAGGTCGGCTCGGCACTGGCCTACCGCGCCATCCCCTTGCAGTCGGCCTATTGCGGCGCCAAGTTCGCCATTCGCGGCTTTATCGATTCGCTGCGTTGTGAGCTGATCCACGACAACAGCGCCATTCGCCTGAGCATGGTTCAGCTGCCGGCGCACAACACGCCGCAGTTCGATTGGGCACGCAACAAGATCGGCTGGCGCGCGCAGCCGGTGCCGCCGATCCACACACCGGAAGTCGCGGCGCGGGCCATCCTTCGTGCGGCCCGTGACGCACCCCGGGAGCTGTGGGTCGGCACGGCCAGCCTGAAGGCGATCATCGGCACGCTGTTCATGCCCGGTTTGCTCGATCGCATGCTCGCGCGGCAGGCCTGGGACGGACAGCTGGTGCCCGAACGCGTGGCGGAAAACCGCCCGGACAACCTCTTCGAGCCAGTCGAAGGCCTGCACTCGACCGACGGCCGCTTCGGCGATCAGGCGCAGTCACATGCGCTGACCATCAGCGCGGCGAATGTAGGCAAGCTGGCCCTGGGCGCCGGCGCCCTGCTGGCACTGGGTGCGGGTTGGGCATTGGGTCGAGGTCGAGGCCGACGCTAG
- a CDS encoding response regulator, which yields MSESFIDQSNFRRILNRNVAVPLGFGFLSAFFFSAIVYYLLSVSQWVERSVQGVAYAHEAQKMLNDIESSMRGYLIAGETRFLDPYKRELPLFEEQLELMRDYSAEDAEQLERIERIAMLHSQWLVFAEDLIGQRGQGLSIIEEVQSKRGLELKEDQRRLLNDFIARERQLRSERTDVSEVITTALIGGFLLFSLIFSGMLVYLGRRDLTSLSESYSQSLQRQQAHAEALEQQAWYRTGQTQLSDSIIGELALPALGQGVLNFLSRYIDAAVGALYVVQDGKLQRVAEYAYDPDHLQSARTLDIGNGLVGQAALERRVMALEDLPADYLKVTSGLGNTAPRSVLIVPVEDSGMLNGVIELGFLRPLREQDSELLRRIVPSIGSAIEAARYRQRLQKVLAETQQLNEELQVQQEELRAANEELEEQSNALRESQAHMEEQQAELEQTNEQLAEQTEELARQRDQMDEKNQRLNEVQLMLEQRADELQRASRYKSEFLANMSHELRTPLNSSLILAKLLADNPEGNLSDDQVQFARSIYSAGNDLLTLINDILDISKVEAGKLEVHPELTILTRLVDGMKNLFLPLAMEKSLQFSVELADDLPASLFSDRQRLEQIIKNLLANAFKFTEKGSVTLRVEPRDDDLLAFAVRDTGIGIAQEQQAAIFEAFRQADGTTNRRYGGTGLGLSISRELANLLGGEIEVQSQPGAGSTFTLVVPQNYSEALVTEPEVAQPSRQPEPSSKLAPAPSTAPARPDERELLNRAAAVPQARLADDRDRFPFKERCVLVIEDEPQFARILHDLAHELQYSCLLAQNADDGFDTALQYKPDAILLDMRLPDHSGLTVLERLKENPATRHIPVHVVSVEDRKEAALQMGAVGYAMKPTTREELKDVFSRLEAKLAQKVKRILLVEDDALQRESMSRLIEDVDIEITAVEFGAQALELLRDTVFDCMIIDLKLPDMDGSELLERMAKEDICSFPPVIVYTGRNLTRDEEAALLKYSRSIIIKGARSPERLLDEVTLFLHKVESDMPPERQKMLKSARSREKAFEGRKILVVDDDVRNVFALTSALEQKGALVEIARNGLEAIDKLQHDAGIDLVLMDIMMPEMDGFTAMQEIRKDARFAKLPIIAVTAKAMKDDQDRCLRSGANDYLAKPIDLDRLFSLIRVWLPKVELL from the coding sequence ATGAGCGAGTCCTTCATCGATCAGAGCAATTTCAGGCGAATACTCAACCGCAACGTGGCCGTGCCACTGGGGTTCGGCTTTCTCAGCGCCTTCTTCTTCAGCGCCATCGTGTATTACCTGCTGAGCGTGAGCCAATGGGTCGAGCGTTCGGTTCAGGGCGTGGCCTACGCCCACGAGGCACAGAAGATGCTCAACGACATCGAGTCCTCGATGCGCGGCTACCTGATCGCCGGCGAGACGCGCTTTCTCGATCCCTACAAGCGCGAGTTGCCGCTGTTCGAAGAGCAGCTGGAACTGATGCGCGACTACTCTGCCGAGGACGCCGAGCAGCTCGAACGCATCGAGCGTATCGCCATGCTGCACAGCCAATGGCTGGTCTTTGCCGAGGATCTGATCGGCCAGCGCGGCCAGGGGCTGTCGATTATTGAGGAGGTGCAGAGCAAGCGTGGGCTCGAGCTGAAGGAGGATCAGCGCCGCCTGCTCAACGACTTCATTGCCCGCGAGCGTCAGCTGCGCAGCGAGCGCACCGACGTTTCGGAAGTGATCACCACCGCGCTGATCGGCGGCTTCCTGCTGTTCAGCCTGATCTTTAGCGGCATGCTCGTTTATCTCGGTCGTCGTGACCTGACCTCGCTGTCGGAGAGCTACTCGCAGTCGCTGCAGCGCCAGCAGGCGCATGCCGAGGCGCTTGAGCAGCAGGCCTGGTACCGCACCGGGCAGACCCAGCTCAGCGACTCCATCATCGGCGAGCTGGCCCTGCCGGCGCTCGGCCAGGGTGTGCTGAATTTTCTTTCGCGCTACATCGATGCGGCGGTCGGCGCGCTCTACGTGGTGCAGGATGGCAAGCTGCAGCGCGTCGCCGAATATGCCTACGACCCCGATCATCTGCAGAGTGCGCGCACGCTGGACATCGGCAACGGTCTGGTCGGCCAGGCCGCGCTGGAGCGGCGGGTAATGGCGCTCGAAGACCTGCCCGCGGACTACCTCAAGGTGACCTCCGGGCTGGGCAACACGGCGCCGCGCTCGGTGCTTATCGTGCCGGTGGAAGACAGCGGCATGCTCAACGGCGTGATCGAGCTGGGCTTCCTGCGGCCGCTGCGCGAGCAGGACAGCGAGCTGCTGCGGCGCATCGTTCCCAGCATCGGTTCGGCCATCGAGGCAGCGCGCTATCGTCAGCGCCTGCAGAAGGTGCTCGCCGAAACCCAGCAGCTCAACGAGGAGCTGCAGGTGCAGCAGGAAGAGCTACGTGCCGCCAACGAGGAACTGGAAGAACAATCCAACGCCCTGCGTGAATCCCAAGCGCACATGGAAGAACAACAGGCCGAACTGGAACAAACCAATGAACAGCTGGCCGAGCAGACTGAAGAGCTGGCCCGCCAGCGCGACCAGATGGACGAGAAGAATCAGCGCCTGAACGAGGTACAGCTGATGCTCGAACAGCGCGCTGACGAGTTGCAGCGCGCCAGTCGCTACAAGTCCGAATTCCTTGCCAACATGTCCCACGAGCTGCGCACGCCACTGAACAGCTCGCTGATCCTGGCCAAGCTGCTGGCCGACAACCCCGAGGGCAACCTCAGCGACGATCAGGTGCAGTTCGCCCGCTCCATCTATTCGGCTGGCAACGATCTGCTCACCCTGATCAACGACATCCTCGACATCTCCAAGGTGGAAGCCGGCAAGCTCGAGGTGCATCCAGAGCTGACCATCCTCACCCGCCTGGTCGACGGCATGAAGAATCTGTTCCTGCCGCTGGCCATGGAGAAATCCCTGCAGTTCAGCGTGGAGCTTGCCGATGACCTGCCGGCCAGCCTGTTCAGCGATCGCCAGCGCCTGGAGCAGATCATCAAGAACCTGCTGGCCAATGCCTTCAAGTTCACCGAGAAAGGCTCGGTGACGCTGCGCGTCGAACCGCGCGACGACGACCTGCTGGCCTTCGCCGTGCGCGACACCGGCATCGGCATCGCCCAGGAGCAGCAGGCGGCAATCTTCGAGGCATTCCGCCAGGCCGACGGCACCACCAACCGCCGTTACGGTGGCACCGGCCTGGGGCTGTCGATCTCCCGCGAGCTGGCCAATCTGCTCGGCGGAGAAATCGAAGTGCAGAGCCAGCCGGGCGCCGGCAGCACCTTTACCCTGGTCGTGCCGCAGAACTACAGCGAAGCGCTCGTCACCGAGCCGGAAGTGGCGCAACCGAGCCGCCAGCCGGAGCCGAGCAGCAAACTCGCGCCAGCACCGAGCACAGCACCGGCGCGTCCCGACGAGCGTGAGCTGCTCAATCGTGCCGCCGCGGTACCGCAGGCGCGCCTGGCCGATGACCGCGACCGGTTCCCGTTCAAGGAGCGCTGCGTGCTGGTGATCGAGGACGAGCCGCAGTTCGCGCGCATCCTCCACGATCTCGCGCATGAGCTGCAGTACAGCTGCCTGCTGGCGCAGAACGCCGACGATGGTTTCGATACCGCACTGCAGTATAAGCCGGACGCGATCCTGCTCGACATGCGTCTGCCGGATCACTCCGGTCTGACAGTGCTCGAACGGCTCAAGGAAAACCCCGCGACCCGGCATATCCCGGTGCATGTGGTATCGGTGGAGGATCGCAAGGAAGCGGCCCTGCAGATGGGCGCGGTGGGCTACGCGATGAAGCCGACCACCCGCGAAGAACTCAAGGACGTCTTCAGCCGGCTGGAGGCCAAGCTGGCGCAGAAGGTCAAACGCATCCTGCTGGTCGAGGACGACGCCCTGCAACGCGAGAGCATGTCGCGGCTGATCGAGGACGTGGACATCGAGATCACCGCCGTTGAGTTCGGTGCTCAGGCCCTGGAGCTGCTGCGCGACACGGTGTTCGACTGCATGATCATCGACCTCAAGCTGCCGGACATGGACGGCAGTGAACTGCTCGAACGCATGGCCAAGGAGGACATCTGCTCCTTCCCGCCGGTGATCGTCTACACCGGGCGCAACCTGACCCGCGACGAGGAGGCGGCGCTGCTCAAGTACTCGCGTTCGATCATCATCAAGGGAGCGCGCTCGCCGGAGCGTCTGCTCGACGAGGTAACGCTGTTCCTGCACAAGGTCGAGTCGGACATGCCGCCGGAGCGGCAGAAGATGCTGAAAAGCGCGCGCAGCCGCGAGAAGGCCTTCGAGGGCCGCAAGATCCTGGTGGTGGACGACGACGTGCGCAACGTCTTCGCCCTGACCAGCGCGCTGGAGCAGAAGGGCGCGCTGGTGGAGATCGCCCGCAACGGCCTGGAGGCCATCGACAAGCTGCAGCACGATGCCGGCATCGACCTGGTGCT